A single region of the Pan troglodytes isolate AG18354 chromosome 18, NHGRI_mPanTro3-v2.0_pri, whole genome shotgun sequence genome encodes:
- the MT3 gene encoding metallothionein-3 codes for MDPETCPCPSGGSCTCADSCKCEGCKCTSCKKSCCSCCPAECEKCAKDCVCKGGEAAEAEAEKCSCCQ; via the exons ATGGACCCTGAGACCTGCCCCTGCCCTTCTG GTGGCTCCTGCACCTGCGCGGACTCCTGCAAGTGCGAGGGATGCAAATGCACCTCCTGCAAGAAGA gctgctgctcctgctgccctGCGGAGTGTGAGAAGTGTGCCAAGGACTGTGTGTGCAAAGGCGGAGAGGCggctgaggcagaggcagagaagtGCAGCTGCTGCCAGTGA